One Scomber japonicus isolate fScoJap1 chromosome 1, fScoJap1.pri, whole genome shotgun sequence DNA window includes the following coding sequences:
- the LOC128374154 gene encoding ammonium transporter Rh type C 2 has protein sequence MGNCCEGLCNFFGRQKNTNVRVSLPAVCFVWQIAMIILFGVFIRYDDESDAKHWAEHKKSHNITSDIENDFYFRYPSFQDVHVMIFVGFGFLMTFLKRYSFSGVGFNFLIAAFGLQWALLMQGWFHSLDHSTGKITIGVESLINADFCCAGSLIAYGALLGKVSPVQLLVVTLFGITLFAVEEFIILDLLHCRDAGGSMVIHAFGGYYGLGISWVLYRPNLHQSKRLNGSVYHSDVFAMIGTLFLWMFWPSFNSAITDHGDGQHRAAINTYIALASCVLTTVAISSMSQKRGKVDMVHIQNATLAGGVAMGTAAEFMITPYGALIVGFLCGILSTFGYLFVSPFLEKSLKLQDTCGVHNLHAVPGMLGGFTGAIVAAAATESVYGKEGLISTFDFEGAFAGRSVGTQGGFQAAGTCVSIAFGLVGGAIVGFILKFPIWGDPADDNCFDDEVYWEVPEDEETIPPVLEYNNHMIHKHQDISESNFSVEQS, from the exons ATGGGGAACTGTTGTGAAGGTTTGTGTAATTTCTTCGGCCGGCAAAAGAACACCAATGTGCGTGTTAGTCTGCCCGCTGTCTGCTTTGTCTGGCAGATTGCTATGATTATCCTGTTTGGAGTTTTCATACGGTATGATGACGAGTCAGATGCCAAGCATTGGGCAGAGCACAAGAAGAGTCACAACATCACCAGCGATATTGAAAATGACTTCTACTTCAGATATCCCA GCTTCCAGGATGTGCACGTCATGATCTTTGTTGGATTCGGTTTCCTCATGACCTTCCTGAAACGCTACAGCTTCAGTGGAGTGGGCTTCAACTTCCTGATTGCCGCCTTTGGTCTGCAGTGGGCTCTTCTCATGCAAGGCTGGTTCCACTCCCTCGATCATAGCACCGGAAAAATCACCATTGGAGTGGAGAG TCTGATCAATGCAGACTTCTGCTGCGCTGGCTCTCTGATCGCCTACGGTGCCCTCCTGGGAAAAGTAAGCCCTGTCCAGCTGCTGGTGGTGACCTTGTTTGGCATCACACTGTTTGCCGTGGAGGAATTCATCATCCTCGACCTCCTTCAT TGTAGAGATGCTGGTGGCTCCATGGTCATTCATGCTTTCGGAGGATACTATGGTTTGGGCATCTCCTGGGTCCTCTACCGACCGAACCTTCACCAAAGTAAACGCCTCAATGGGTCTGTCTACCACTCTGACGTGTTTGCCATGATTG GTACACTGTTCCTGTGGATGTTCTGGCCCAGTTTCAACTCGGCCATCACAGACCACGGTGATGGACAGCACAGAGCGGCCATCAACACTTACATAGCCCTTGCTTCCTGCGTTCTCACCACTGTGGCCATCTCCAGCATGTCtcagaagagaggaaaagtggACATG GTACATATTCAGAATGCCACCCTGGCTGGTGGTGTTGCCATGGGAACAGCAGCAGAGTTCATGATCACTCCTTACGGTGCACTGATTGTGGGTTTCCTATGTGGCATCCTCTCCACCTTTGGCTACCTGTTTGTCTCG CCCTTCTTGGAGAAGTCTCTCAAGCTCCAGGATACGTGTGGAGTCCACAATCTGCACGCTGTACCAGGGATGCTTGGTGGCTTCACAGGTGCCATTGTTGCTGCAGCTGCCACTGAATCTGTCTATGGCAAAGAGGG GTTGATCAGCACATTTGACTTCGAAGGAGCATTTGCCGGCAGATCTGTGGGAACGCAGGGAGGCTTTCAGGCTGCTGGCACATGTGTGTCAATTGCATTTGGACTCGTTGGAGGGGCAATTGTCG GTTTCATCCTCAAGTTCCCAATCTGGGGCGACCCTGCGGATGACAATTGCTTTGATGATGAAGTTTACTGGGAG GTTCCTGAAGATGAGGAGACCATCCCTCCTGTTCTGGAGTACAACAACCACATGATACATAAGCACCAAGACAT ctctgagTCAAACTTCTCCGTGGAGCAGAGTTAG